A stretch of Chaetodon auriga isolate fChaAug3 chromosome 21, fChaAug3.hap1, whole genome shotgun sequence DNA encodes these proteins:
- the fam162a gene encoding protein FAM162B: MNFVRSRLSIGNFIGQRCRQATETWSRRGMCSKPQEGKAEPAAPAHAPRPSFKVPGYRPSDLDKKFLLWSGRFKTVEQIPEFVSFEMIDAARNKVRVKACYVMMAATIGACLVMVILGKRAAARNESLTSQNMEKKARWREEARKEREAAAALAEKAQ; encoded by the exons ATGAATTTCGTCAGATCTCGTCTTTCCATTGGCAACTTTATTG GCCAGAGGTGCAGACAGGCCACTGAAACATGGAGCCGCAGAGGGATGTGCAGTAAACCACAGGAGGGCAAAGCCGAGCCAGCAGCTCCGGCACACG CACCTCGCCCCAGTTTCAAAGTTCCAGGCTACAGACCCTCAGACTTGGACAAGAAGTTTCTGCTATGGTCTGGACGCTTTAAGACCGTGGAGCAGATACCAGAGTTTGTGTC GTTTGAGATGATTGATGCTGCCAGAAACAAAGTCAGAGTGAAAGCCTGCTATGTGATGATGGCCGCCACAATAGGGGCCTGTCTGGTGATGGTCATCCTGGGCAAAAGG GCTGCAGCCAGGAACGAGTCCCTGACAAGTCAAAACATGGAGAAGAAAGCTAGATGGCGGGAGGAAGCacggaaagagagagaagctgctgctgctctagCTGAGAAGGctcagtga